Proteins from a single region of Erythrobacter sp.:
- a CDS encoding DUF418 domain-containing protein, with translation MDDAVTLRDAQDFDGADAPAAIAPVSTAERIDTLDFIRGLAVMGILAANIVAFGQPFEAYMYPTAFLTDPGDPGGWMWIAQFILIDGKMRGLFTVLFGAGMYLFMEKAWARGATRKLQAWRLAILMGFGMVHFFFIWPGDILFYYALFGFLVLPCMKWAVKTQLRVGIAGYILGAVLIGGSLTMPFLIAETPFGTSSPQLAKERANMLASVDTMIAHGEVPNAAIAAGDYGTLVAYRFTEQWYEPLANALLFGFETFPLMLIGMALYRMGFFSGGVARGKLLGWGWAGMMAGGLAHLAIGLLVQSYGFSFWSTQAAFVAWSTLPRLAMVLGLAALLVAYAPGATGWLGERIRAAGRAAFTNYLGTSVVMMFIFHGWALGLFGELNRPQLYIVVVSTWVLMLAWSKPWLERYRYGPLEWLWRCLTYRSLFPLKK, from the coding sequence ATGGATGATGCAGTGACGCTGCGCGATGCGCAGGACTTCGACGGGGCAGATGCGCCCGCGGCCATCGCTCCGGTCAGCACGGCCGAGCGCATCGATACGCTCGATTTCATCCGCGGGCTGGCCGTCATGGGCATCCTTGCGGCCAATATCGTCGCCTTCGGACAGCCGTTCGAGGCCTATATGTATCCCACCGCCTTCCTCACCGATCCGGGCGATCCGGGCGGGTGGATGTGGATCGCGCAGTTCATCCTGATCGACGGCAAGATGCGCGGGCTGTTCACCGTGCTGTTCGGCGCGGGCATGTATCTGTTCATGGAGAAGGCCTGGGCGCGGGGTGCCACCCGCAAGCTGCAAGCCTGGCGCCTCGCGATCCTGATGGGCTTCGGGATGGTGCACTTCTTCTTCATCTGGCCCGGCGACATCCTGTTCTACTACGCGCTGTTCGGCTTCCTTGTGTTGCCCTGCATGAAGTGGGCGGTGAAGACGCAATTGCGGGTCGGGATCGCGGGCTACATCCTCGGCGCAGTGCTGATCGGCGGATCGCTGACCATGCCCTTCCTGATTGCCGAAACGCCCTTCGGCACATCCAGCCCGCAGCTCGCCAAGGAGCGCGCCAATATGCTCGCGAGTGTCGACACCATGATCGCGCACGGCGAGGTGCCCAATGCCGCGATTGCCGCGGGCGATTACGGCACGCTGGTCGCCTACCGCTTCACCGAGCAGTGGTACGAGCCGCTCGCCAATGCGCTGCTGTTCGGGTTCGAGACCTTCCCGCTGATGCTGATCGGCATGGCGCTCTACCGCATGGGGTTCTTCAGCGGCGGGGTGGCGCGCGGCAAGCTGCTGGGCTGGGGCTGGGCCGGGATGATGGCAGGCGGGCTGGCGCATCTGGCGATCGGGCTGCTGGTGCAGTCCTATGGCTTCAGCTTCTGGTCAACGCAGGCCGCCTTCGTTGCGTGGAGCACGCTGCCGCGCCTCGCAATGGTGCTGGGCCTCGCCGCGCTGCTGGTCGCCTATGCCCCGGGCGCGACCGGCTGGCTGGGCGAGCGCATCCGCGCCGCGGGCCGGGCGGCCTTCACGAACTATCTCGGCACATCGGTGGTGATGATGTTCATCTTTCACGGCTGGGCGCTGGGCCTCTTCGGAGAACTCAATCGCCCGCAGCTCTACATCGTGGTGGTGAGCACTTGGGTGCTGATGCTGGCGTGGAGCAAGCCGTGGCTGGAGCGCTACCGCTATGGCCCGCTGGAGTGGCTGTGGCGTTGCCTCACGTATCGGTCTCTCTTTCCCCTGAAGAAGTAG
- a CDS encoding SPOR domain-containing protein: MAGMIAGTGTRAAMAFALMALAATPVLADVKAGVDAWTAGDYARAVTEWQGPAAEGDADALFNLAQAYRLGRGVEASNERARALYEKAAERGHVKAADNFGLMLFQEGEQDKAMPLIRAAAERGDPRAQYVLGLSHFNADYAPRDWVRAYALMTLAQSQGLPQAQDAIAQMDRYVPMVQRQQAQSLARQLEEQAKAQRSTMLAAAELGSDGASSSMPAAAAPAPVAPKPRAAVLASAAPAPASVPVTANGPVRVSSRAPAAAIATAPAPAPAPRPVAAPAPAPAPAPVMVAAAPKPAPRPVAVAPAPAPAPRMGGSWRVQLGAFGVAANAERLWGQLAGNPALAGTRKTLIPSGKVTRLLATGFASEAEASRACASLKQQGQACLVAGQG; encoded by the coding sequence ATGGCTGGAATGATCGCAGGAACGGGTACGCGCGCTGCAATGGCGTTTGCGCTGATGGCACTGGCAGCAACGCCGGTGCTGGCCGATGTGAAAGCCGGGGTCGATGCCTGGACCGCAGGCGACTATGCCCGCGCCGTCACCGAATGGCAGGGCCCCGCCGCCGAGGGCGATGCCGATGCGCTGTTCAATCTCGCGCAGGCCTATCGCCTGGGTCGCGGGGTCGAGGCCAGCAACGAACGCGCGCGTGCGCTCTACGAGAAGGCGGCCGAGCGCGGCCATGTGAAGGCGGCCGACAATTTCGGGCTGATGCTGTTTCAGGAAGGCGAGCAGGACAAGGCCATGCCGCTGATTCGCGCCGCCGCCGAGCGCGGCGATCCGCGCGCGCAATATGTGCTGGGCCTGTCGCACTTCAACGCCGATTACGCCCCGCGTGACTGGGTGCGCGCCTATGCGCTGATGACTCTGGCGCAGAGCCAGGGCCTGCCGCAGGCGCAGGACGCGATTGCGCAGATGGACCGCTATGTCCCGATGGTGCAGCGCCAGCAGGCGCAGTCGCTCGCCCGCCAGCTTGAAGAGCAGGCCAAGGCGCAGCGCAGCACCATGCTGGCCGCCGCCGAACTGGGGAGCGATGGTGCCTCGTCTTCCATGCCCGCAGCCGCCGCTCCCGCGCCCGTGGCGCCGAAGCCGCGTGCCGCAGTGCTGGCATCCGCAGCGCCTGCACCTGCGTCTGTGCCCGTGACCGCGAATGGCCCGGTACGGGTCAGCAGCCGCGCGCCCGCCGCCGCGATTGCCACAGCGCCTGCGCCTGCGCCTGCGCCCCGGCCTGTTGCAGCGCCCGCGCCCGCTCCTGCTCCCGCGCCCGTCATGGTTGCGGCTGCCCCCAAACCTGCGCCCCGGCCCGTCGCCGTTGCACCTGCCCCCGCTCCGGCCCCGCGCATGGGCGGCAGCTGGCGCGTGCAGCTCGGCGCTTTCGGGGTCGCGGCCAATGCCGAACGCCTGTGGGGCCAGCTCGCCGGCAATCCGGCGCTCGCGGGCACCCGCAAGACCCTGATCCCGAGCGGCAAGGTTACCCGCCTGCTCGCCACCGGCTTTGCCAGCGAGGCCGAAGCCAGCCGCGCCTGCGCGAGCCTCAAGCAGCAGGGGCAGGCCTGCCTCGTGGCCGGACAAGGCTGA
- a CDS encoding ParA family protein, translating into MRVLALASQKGGSGKTTLSGHLAVQAQRAGAGPVVLIDIDPQGSLADWWNEREAEYPAFAQTTVARLANDLQVLRQQGFKLAVIDTPPAITMAIQSVISVAELIVVPTRPSPHDLRAVGATVDLCERAGKPLVFVVNAATPKAKITSEAAVALSQHGTVAPITLHHRTDFAASMIDGRTVMEVDPEGRSAAEIGALWRYIADRLEKNFRRTVFAPAPANGAAQQMGGVPRPAGGFGRRVAQ; encoded by the coding sequence TTGCGTGTACTCGCTTTGGCATCGCAGAAAGGCGGATCGGGCAAGACCACCTTGTCCGGGCATCTGGCCGTCCAGGCCCAGCGCGCAGGCGCCGGACCGGTCGTGCTGATCGACATCGATCCGCAAGGGTCGCTCGCGGACTGGTGGAACGAGCGCGAGGCGGAATATCCCGCTTTCGCCCAGACCACGGTCGCACGTCTCGCAAACGATCTTCAGGTGCTGCGTCAGCAGGGCTTCAAGCTGGCGGTGATCGACACTCCGCCCGCGATCACCATGGCGATCCAGTCGGTGATTTCGGTGGCCGAGCTGATCGTGGTGCCGACCCGTCCTTCCCCGCACGATCTGCGCGCCGTGGGCGCCACGGTTGACCTGTGCGAACGCGCCGGCAAGCCGCTGGTGTTCGTCGTCAACGCCGCCACCCCCAAGGCCAAGATCACCTCGGAAGCCGCCGTCGCGCTCTCGCAGCACGGCACTGTCGCGCCGATCACCCTGCACCACCGCACCGATTTCGCCGCCTCGATGATCGATGGCCGCACGGTGATGGAAGTCGATCCCGAAGGCCGCTCGGCGGCCGAGATCGGCGCGCTGTGGCGCTATATCGCCGACCGGCTCGAAAAGAATTTCCGTCGCACCGTGTTTGCCCCTGCCCCCGCCAATGGCGCGGCCCAGCAGATGGGCGGCGTGCCGCGTCCGGCTGGCGGCTTCGGTCGCCGGGTGGCCCAGTAA
- a CDS encoding toxin-antitoxin system HicB family antitoxin, which produces MSESGFASLGPTLLARKGGAKPAMRPQIAPLVVDEAEVAALPEDKLEDLGWNDMGDESGAQIVPISAAVVGPEAAAPHNPIVRRQQRRLEERVLADAVMTGPEDETEEAFDEGFEGAFDDAGEDDSFDYAAFEAEAEAEYHEDEADGAEGYVPEAPLPVAAPPVAPVAAPIPAPRAPRVASKAAERRAAFTLRLDPERHLKLRLAATMQGVSAQALLTEALDAMLAEFDDLDVIAAHLKRH; this is translated from the coding sequence ATGTCCGAATCCGGTTTTGCCTCGCTCGGCCCCACTCTCTTGGCACGCAAGGGCGGCGCCAAGCCCGCGATGCGTCCGCAAATCGCTCCGCTCGTGGTTGACGAGGCCGAAGTTGCAGCCCTGCCCGAGGACAAGCTCGAGGATCTCGGCTGGAACGATATGGGCGACGAATCGGGCGCGCAGATCGTGCCGATCAGCGCCGCTGTCGTCGGCCCCGAAGCTGCCGCGCCCCACAATCCTATCGTCCGCCGCCAGCAGCGCCGCCTTGAAGAGCGCGTGCTCGCCGATGCGGTGATGACCGGCCCGGAAGACGAAACCGAAGAGGCCTTCGACGAAGGTTTCGAAGGGGCGTTCGATGACGCGGGCGAAGATGATTCCTTCGACTATGCCGCCTTCGAGGCCGAGGCCGAAGCCGAATACCACGAAGACGAGGCGGACGGCGCTGAAGGCTATGTGCCCGAAGCTCCCCTACCCGTCGCCGCGCCCCCCGTTGCACCCGTTGCCGCGCCCATTCCTGCGCCCCGCGCACCCCGCGTTGCCAGCAAGGCCGCAGAACGCCGCGCTGCCTTCACCCTGCGGCTCGATCCCGAGCGCCACCTCAAGCTGCGCCTTGCGGCCACCATGCAGGGCGTGAGCGCGCAGGCGCTTCTGACCGAGGCGCTCGACGCCATGCTTGCCGAATTCGACGATCTTGATGTGATCGCCGCTCATCTGAAACGCCACTGA
- a CDS encoding tetratricopeptide repeat protein, which yields MDRSIKTGFTAPRLALAVTTALAGLALVGCSTAAPRGDMSFASAQTALAKGQTDKAIIHAEAAVLAEPRNPGFRALLGAAYLEAGRFQSAATSFEDALDLGNEDPRTVLSLALARTATGDGKAAVKVLDDNARLIDPADLGLAYALAGQPERGVHVLINAVRSAEQATPKLRQNLAYTYALAGNWRAARVMAAEDVPADQLDARLTEWALMSAPEHFQQRVATMLGVTPRADDGQPQQLALANFPAQEVMVAEAATQADAPVVAVASPAPAPVQAPVGAPVAAAKPSFAEAFAQPVAAPAARPATARGGIQFVSNPVVQELPARPAARVAQRRMAATAGFTAPAASGKDAGTHLVQLGAYSSKVEAERGWTVLKGKFPQLKDRNVVITEAVVGGRTFWRVAAEGFGKSSAQAMCGTVKSAGRGCFAYAASSPPAGAVDRGVRMASRAR from the coding sequence ATGGACCGCAGCATCAAGACCGGCTTCACCGCGCCGCGCCTCGCGCTCGCCGTCACCACCGCACTGGCGGGCCTCGCGCTCGTGGGCTGCTCCACGGCGGCACCGCGCGGGGACATGTCTTTCGCCAGCGCCCAGACCGCGCTCGCCAAGGGCCAGACCGACAAGGCGATTATCCACGCCGAAGCGGCTGTGCTGGCCGAACCGCGCAACCCCGGTTTCCGCGCCCTGCTGGGTGCCGCCTATCTCGAAGCCGGACGTTTCCAGTCGGCCGCGACCAGCTTTGAAGACGCGCTCGATCTCGGCAATGAAGACCCGCGCACCGTGCTTAGCCTAGCGCTGGCCCGCACCGCCACCGGCGACGGCAAGGCTGCGGTCAAGGTGCTGGACGACAATGCGCGTCTGATCGATCCGGCTGATCTGGGCCTTGCCTATGCGCTCGCCGGCCAGCCGGAGCGCGGCGTGCACGTGCTGATCAACGCTGTCCGCAGCGCCGAGCAAGCCACGCCCAAGCTGCGCCAGAACCTCGCTTACACCTATGCGCTCGCCGGCAACTGGCGCGCGGCGCGGGTGATGGCCGCCGAAGACGTGCCGGCCGACCAGCTCGATGCGCGCCTCACCGAATGGGCGCTGATGAGCGCGCCGGAACACTTCCAGCAGCGCGTCGCGACCATGCTCGGCGTGACCCCGCGTGCCGATGACGGCCAGCCGCAGCAGCTCGCCCTCGCCAACTTCCCCGCCCAAGAGGTGATGGTGGCCGAAGCCGCGACCCAGGCCGATGCGCCGGTGGTGGCTGTCGCTTCGCCTGCCCCTGCCCCCGTCCAGGCTCCGGTTGGCGCCCCCGTGGCCGCAGCCAAGCCCTCCTTTGCCGAGGCTTTCGCCCAGCCGGTTGCCGCGCCTGCGGCCCGCCCGGCGACCGCACGCGGCGGCATCCAGTTTGTTTCGAACCCGGTGGTGCAGGAGCTTCCCGCTCGCCCCGCAGCCCGTGTCGCCCAGCGCCGCATGGCCGCGACCGCCGGTTTCACTGCTCCTGCCGCCAGCGGCAAGGACGCGGGCACGCACCTCGTGCAGCTCGGCGCCTACAGCAGCAAGGTCGAGGCCGAGCGCGGCTGGACCGTGCTCAAGGGCAAGTTCCCGCAGCTGAAGGACCGCAATGTCGTCATCACCGAAGCGGTGGTGGGTGGCCGCACCTTCTGGCGCGTCGCCGCCGAGGGCTTCGGCAAGTCGAGCGCGCAGGCGATGTGCGGCACGGTGAAGTCGGCCGGTCGCGGCTGCTTTGCCTATGCCGCCTCCAGCCCGCCGGCCGGCGCGGTGGATCGCGGCGTGCGCATGGCTTCGCGCGCGCGCTGA